In Rhodamnia argentea isolate NSW1041297 chromosome 4, ASM2092103v1, whole genome shotgun sequence, the following proteins share a genomic window:
- the LOC115751014 gene encoding class V chitinase CHIT5b-like has product MANFSFLNLLFVVLFSIAPAEGAVAAAALAPEAAIKGAYYPSWFSSGFPPSSIETSLFTHILYAFLSPSNTTYKFEVSDSTAPLLSNFIAALRQKSPPVKTLISIGGGGAGPALYATIASSASTRKLFIDSSIEVARKYGFDGLDLDWEMPENPKQMADLGLLFQEWRNAITRESKATARPPLLLTAAVYFAVDFFLSGTYRKYPVASMNQNLDWINAMCYDYHGSWDTSATGAHAAFFDPNSNISSSYGLRSWIQAGLPRKKVVMGLPLYGRTWELKDPSVHGIGAPAVGLGPGKDGVLTYSQVETFNKKNNATVQYDATTVSTYSFKGTSWVGYDDVVSTATKVGLAQALGLRGYFFWALSYDKDWRISTQASRAWIYGK; this is encoded by the exons ATGGCGAATTTCAGCTTCTTGAATTTGCTCTTCGTAGTTCTTTTCTCGATAGCACCTGCGGAAGGCGCTGTCGCGGCTGCAGCTTTGGCTCCGGAGGCGGCGATCAAAGGCGCTTATTATCCTTCGTGGTTCTCGAGCGGTTTCCCTCCCTCGTCCATAGAGACGTCGCTCTTCACTCACATCCTCTACGCTTTCCTTTCCCCGAGCAATACAACTTACAAGTTCGAGGTCTCGGACTCGACGGCCCCGCTGCTGTCGAACTTCATTGCCGCCCTCCGCCAGAAGAGCCCGCCCGTGAAGACCCTCATATCTATCGGCGGTGGAGGGGCTGGCCCAGCTCTCTACGCGACCATTGCGTCGAGCGCTTCGACGCGAAAGCTCTTCATCGACTCGTCCATTGAGGTTGCGAGGAAGTATGGTTTTGATGGGCTCGATCTCGATTGGGAAATGCCCGAGAACCCGAAACAGATGGCGGACTTGGGCCTGTTGTTCCAGGAGTGGCGGAACGCGATAACAAGGGAGTCCAAGGCCACAGCTCGGCCTCCGCTGCTTCTCACGGCCGCCGTCTACTTCGCCGTGGACTTCTTCCTATCGGGAACGTATCGGAAATACCCTGTGGCTTCAATGAATCAGAACTTGGACTGGATCAACGCCATGTGCTACGACTATCACGGCTCGTGGGACACTTCGGCCACGGGGGCCCACGCCGCGTTCTTCGACCCGAATAGCAACATAAGCTCAAGCTATGGGCTCAGGTCATGGATTCAGGCCGGGTTGCCGCGCAAGAAGGTGGTCATGGGCTTGCCACTTTACGGAAGGACTTGGGAGCTCAAGGATCCAAGCGTTCACGGCATCGGCGCACCGGCCGTCGGACTTGGCCCCGGAAAGGACGGCGTGCTTACCTATTCCCAAGTGGAAACATTCAACAAGAAGAACAACGCCACCGTGCAGTATGACGCGACCACCGTGTCAACCTACTCTTTTAAAGGGACGTCGTGGGTGGGGTACGACGATGTCGTCTCGACGGCCACTAAGGTTGGGCTCGCTCAGGCCCTTGGGCTAAGAGGGTACTTCTTTTGGGCTCTAAGTTATGACAAAGATTGGAGAATATCAACCCAAG CTTCTAGGGCATGGATCTATGGAAAATGA
- the LOC115732129 gene encoding protein argonaute 12-like isoform X2, with translation MGKSQWENLALQINVKVVASMDWPEVTKYRARLSTQPRGEIIKDLCTPTGGMIGELIRDFASSTGNEPRRIIFYRDGVSEGQFSEGLDREMTAIRQVICWGIDYHPPVTLIVVQKRNHTLLFPNKKNMFD, from the exons ATGGGAAAGTCACAGTGGGAAAATCTGGCATTGCAAATTAATGTCAAG GTGGTAGCTTCCATGGACTGGCCAGAGGTGACCAAATATAGAGCCCGTCTTTCTACGCAGCCTCGAGGAGAAATTATTAAAGATTTGTGCACCCCCACTGGAGGAATGATTGG GGAATTGATTAGGGACTTCGCAAGTTCTACTGGAAATGAACCTCGTAGGATAATATTCTACAG GGATGGGGTCAGCGAAGGTCAATTCTCTGAAGGTCTTGACCGCGAAATGACAGCGATTCGCCAGGTAATTTGTTGGGGAATAG ATTATCATCCTCCAGTAACCTTGATTGTGGTGCAAAAGCGGAACCACACACTCCTCTTTCCTAATAAGAAGAA TATGTTTGATTAG
- the LOC115732129 gene encoding protein argonaute 12-like isoform X1 — MGKSQWENLALQINVKVVASMDWPEVTKYRARLSTQPRGEIIKDLCTPTGGMIGELIRDFASSTGNEPRRIIFYRDGVSEGQFSEGLDREMTAIRQVICWGIDYHPPVTLIVVQKRNHTLLFPNKYSMFD; from the exons ATGGGAAAGTCACAGTGGGAAAATCTGGCATTGCAAATTAATGTCAAG GTGGTAGCTTCCATGGACTGGCCAGAGGTGACCAAATATAGAGCCCGTCTTTCTACGCAGCCTCGAGGAGAAATTATTAAAGATTTGTGCACCCCCACTGGAGGAATGATTGG GGAATTGATTAGGGACTTCGCAAGTTCTACTGGAAATGAACCTCGTAGGATAATATTCTACAG GGATGGGGTCAGCGAAGGTCAATTCTCTGAAGGTCTTGACCGCGAAATGACAGCGATTCGCCAGGTAATTTGTTGGGGAATAG ATTATCATCCTCCAGTAACCTTGATTGTGGTGCAAAAGCGGAACCACACACTCCTCTTTCCTAATAAG TATAGTATGTTTGATTAG